A genomic window from Desulfofalx alkaliphila DSM 12257 includes:
- a CDS encoding MinD/ParA family ATP-binding protein translates to MSTKKSNYFQEESGGTDQEDHLSSPKAKTPKPSVKLIPKINIGNPLSGIGSKIQQMSTGTKESIKAMLERDTNSDGTNIQSSKVIAVWNPTGYYKSFTALNLAISGKAALLNFDLTCPELDVWFGIKQTGIQDASEKDAGIMTWGDSLNPELLTKMLRTIKWGIRYLPAGNKLGNIGTPTCAKNAVDAKGLFKQLIDKARKESSVVVIDAGRDFELPPTYAALKEADIIVVPITTPQEGKLISWQLQELARVGVTTPTVELTFTDGLNKICQYRVETNIKLEDFLTSAAENIPHCTMETGQEWVKIMNFIKVCSRRGEGDNASNNEEGGVK, encoded by the coding sequence GTGTCTACTAAAAAAAGCAACTATTTTCAAGAGGAATCGGGAGGCACCGATCAAGAAGATCACCTAAGTAGCCCTAAAGCAAAAACGCCAAAACCTTCCGTTAAATTAATACCGAAAATTAACATTGGCAATCCCCTGTCCGGCATAGGCAGTAAAATACAGCAAATGTCCACTGGAACAAAGGAGTCGATCAAAGCCATGCTTGAGAGGGATACAAACAGCGACGGTACTAATATTCAATCATCAAAAGTTATTGCCGTTTGGAACCCGACAGGTTATTATAAGTCCTTTACTGCACTTAATTTAGCTATTAGCGGAAAGGCAGCGTTACTAAACTTTGATCTGACCTGTCCAGAGCTAGACGTTTGGTTTGGTATTAAACAGACGGGTATTCAAGATGCCAGCGAAAAAGATGCAGGTATTATGACCTGGGGCGATTCCCTTAATCCTGAACTGTTGACCAAAATGCTAAGAACCATAAAATGGGGAATAAGGTATCTACCGGCAGGTAATAAGCTAGGAAACATCGGTACTCCCACATGTGCTAAAAACGCCGTGGATGCAAAGGGGTTATTTAAGCAACTAATTGACAAGGCAAGAAAAGAAAGCTCTGTGGTTGTAATTGATGCAGGTAGGGATTTTGAGTTGCCACCCACTTACGCTGCCTTAAAAGAGGCGGATATTATAGTGGTGCCAATAACAACGCCCCAAGAGGGCAAACTTATATCCTGGCAGTTACAAGAACTAGCAAGGGTGGGAGTAACAACTCCTACTGTAGAATTAACCTTTACAGATGGTTTAAACAAGATATGCCAGTATCGTGTTGAAACAAATATCAAATTAGAGGATTTCCTTACTTCTGCCGCAGAAAACATCCCACACTGCACAATGGAAACAGGGCAGGAATGGGTAAAGATTATGAACTTTATTAAAGTATGTTCGCGAAGGGGGGAGGGTGATAATGCGAGCAACAATGAAGAAGGGGGGGTGAAATGA
- a CDS encoding type II toxin-antitoxin system VapC family toxin: MKIILDTNIIIDHLRNIPQATKQLQEVEDGNYTGLISVITVDSNIAKAAGNLLAKYRASHGLEPMDALIAATAQVNKAVLFTLNKKRFRFIEGLVVINPYLAV; this comes from the coding sequence TTGAAAATAATTCTTGATACAAACATTATTATTGACCACCTTCGCAATATCCCACAAGCCACAAAGCAACTACAGGAGGTTGAGGATGGAAATTATACAGGGTTAATTTCTGTTATTACCGTTGATTCAAACATAGCGAAAGCGGCCGGTAATCTATTAGCTAAATATCGTGCTTCCCACGGTTTGGAGCCAATGGATGCTCTGATAGCAGCCACTGCCCAAGTTAATAAGGCGGTTCTTTTTACTTTAAACAAAAAACGCTTTAGATTCATAGAAGGGCTTGTTGTTATTAACCCGTATTTGGCTGTTTAA